A window of the Lactuca sativa cultivar Salinas chromosome 5, Lsat_Salinas_v11, whole genome shotgun sequence genome harbors these coding sequences:
- the LOC111890731 gene encoding peroxidase 5, producing the protein MYWVVTCFMKLCMLCMLLMITMDTTEAQKQLKVGFYKTTCPAAEQIVRDTVNKSVTANPGMAAGILRLYFHDCFVRGCDASLLLKTVPGSETESEQDAGANAGTLRGFEIIDQTKAQIEAACPNTVSCADILAFAARDSTTIVGGFSYAIPSGRRDGTISNIDDVELPSPDSDLNTLKNTFVAKGLSVGDMVALSGAHSIGRAGCNSVTSRLHFFNGDQTDPSLDPTYAAALKKKCPKSGKSGTTNLDPVSANRLDNQYYLNVKQHKVLFSSDQTLLDSKLTATLVTKYSSNLTAWRNDFAAAMIRLGSLDVLTGNNGEIRNKCGVRN; encoded by the exons ATGTATTGGGTGGTTACATGTTTCATGAAGCTCTGTATGTTGTGCATGCTTCTGATGATCACCATGGATACAACCGAAGCTCAAAAACAGCTGAAAGTGGGGTTCTACAAAACCACATGTCCGGCGGCTGAACAGATAGTGCGAGACACGGTGAATAAGTCAGTCACCGCCAACCCTGGAATGGCTGCAGGAATCCTTCGTCTCTACTTCCATGACTGCTTTGTCAGG GGTTGTGACGCTTCACTTCTACTTAAGACAGTGCCCGGAAGTGAAACGGAGTCAGAGCAAGATGCCGGAGCCAACGCCGGCACTCTGAGAGGATTCGAGATAATAGATCAGACTAAAGCACAGATAGAAGCTGCATGCCCTAACACTGTCTCATGTGCTGACATCTTGGCTTTCGCTGCTCGAGATAGCACCACCATTGTTGGTGGTTTCTCTTATGCTATTCCATCAGGAAGACGGGATGGAACAATATCGAACATAGATGATGTAGAGCTTCCGTCACCTGACTCTGACCTAAACACCCTCAAGAACACGTTTGTGGCTAAAGGTTTGAGTGTTGGAGACATGGTAGCACTTTCTGGAGCTCACTCAATAGGAAGAGCAGGGTGTAATTCTGTTACATCCCGCTTACACTTCTTTAATGGCGACCAGACTGATCCCTCGTTGGATCCAACATATGCAGCAGCCTTGAAAAAGAAATGCCCAAAGAGTGGAAAATCGGGGACTACGAATCTTGATCCAGTGAGCGCGAATCGCCTGGATAATCAATATTACCTTAACGTGAAGCAGCACAAGGTTTTATTCTCCTCGGATCAAACTCTTCTTGATAGTAAATTGACAGCCACATTGGTAACTAAATACTCGAGTAACTTGACTGCTTGGAGAAACGACTTTGCTGCAGCAATGATACGTTTAGGTTCTCTTGACGTATTGACAGGGAACAATGGTGAAATACGTAACAAGTGTGGGGTTAGAAACTAA